In the Candidatus Rhodoblastus alkanivorans genome, one interval contains:
- a CDS encoding SapC family protein: MSTQLLIYKTAVPVTRGRHGDCYIEGSADYGFSSEVNSVPLMAVEFPQAAGEYPIVFAGSGSEIVPAVILGVRGSENLFVSGESEWKAKYIPAFVRRYPFVFAREADRFLLCVDEEYAGFNRDGRGLRLFGEDGAPTPYVDNVLNFLKEYQAQFLRTQRFCARIGELGLLEPMQAQVKTGDGPSFSLSGFMAVNRDKLKALPAETLSELAKTDELELLYLHLQSMRNFEGLRDRLEHRLHEGDGARIEAEGALN, from the coding sequence ATGTCGACGCAACTACTCATTTACAAGACCGCGGTTCCCGTGACGCGCGGACGGCACGGCGACTGTTACATCGAAGGCAGCGCCGATTATGGCTTCAGCAGCGAAGTCAATTCCGTCCCGCTGATGGCGGTGGAGTTTCCCCAGGCGGCGGGGGAATATCCAATCGTATTCGCGGGAAGCGGCTCCGAGATCGTGCCGGCGGTCATACTCGGGGTGCGCGGCTCGGAAAACCTTTTCGTGTCGGGCGAAAGCGAATGGAAGGCCAAATATATCCCGGCCTTCGTGCGGCGTTATCCCTTCGTTTTTGCGCGTGAGGCCGATCGCTTCCTGCTGTGCGTGGACGAGGAATATGCCGGCTTCAATCGCGATGGCCGCGGTCTGCGCCTTTTCGGCGAGGACGGCGCGCCGACGCCCTATGTCGACAATGTTCTCAATTTCCTCAAGGAATATCAGGCCCAGTTCCTGCGCACCCAGCGTTTCTGCGCGCGCATCGGCGAACTCGGACTGCTTGAGCCGATGCAGGCCCAGGTGAAGACGGGGGACGGCCCGAGCTTTTCGCTCAGCGGCTTCATGGCCGTCAATCGCGACAAGCTCAAGGCGCTTCCGGCCGAAACGCTCAGCGAACTCGCCAAGACCGACGAACTGGAGCTTCTCTACCTTCATCTCCAGTCGATGCGGAATTTCGAAGGCCTGCGCGACCGGCTCGAACACCGCCTGCACGAAGGCGACGGCGCTCGGATCGAGGCCGAGGGCGCGTTGAACTGA
- a CDS encoding HlyD family efflux transporter periplasmic adaptor subunit yields the protein MGVASFHSLGAEDRVRAESIAWARFSSATRSDEFFSGWLAILCSQLDRAEGGLLVLGPDASGSFAPVAFWPHASHDLRHLGAAAQRVLDGREGVILGPDGQSEPARDQPAQFGYPIEVAGKLKGAVVVQVGAGADMSLQRSFRLVHWSSAWLVDHLRQQHHEETNARLARMGLAMDLAATILREPGVMVSALAIANELAVQLPCDRVSIGLERDGDIELTAISHTAVFNPKMAFARSIGAAMEEALDLDAAIVIPPLDDAPPGAAAHADLVRDQRDIAICSVPMRDETRVIGVVTAERTTGQAFDKETVELMETVAALLAPIIVLKQRNERGLWRRLRDAGEEALGRLLGSGHLGLKLIVLTVAALTLFFSFYTTTYRVSARAVLEGRIQRAAVAPFDGHIADSYVRAGDVVRKGQVLARLDNRDLRLERTRLLSDLDQVQGKLREAQAKQDRGAMAILAAQIKELQAQLALNQDRLNRANLIAPFDGVVVSGDLSQLLDTPVEQGKLLFQISPLESYRVILQVDERDISNLSANQKGALMLSGLPGQVFPFVVQQVTPVSTTQEGLNYFRVEAHLNGPIDRLRPGMEGVGKVDVGRRRLIWIWTHSLFDWLRMWAWKEAP from the coding sequence ATGGGGGTCGCGTCATTCCACTCGCTGGGCGCCGAAGATCGCGTCCGCGCAGAATCGATTGCCTGGGCGCGGTTTTCGTCGGCCACCCGGTCGGATGAGTTCTTTTCCGGCTGGCTGGCGATTCTCTGTTCGCAGCTCGATCGGGCCGAAGGCGGCCTTCTTGTGCTGGGGCCCGACGCGAGCGGGTCCTTCGCCCCGGTCGCCTTCTGGCCGCACGCCTCGCACGATCTGCGCCATCTGGGCGCGGCCGCCCAACGCGTTCTGGACGGCCGCGAGGGCGTGATCCTCGGTCCCGACGGACAGTCGGAGCCGGCGCGGGATCAGCCGGCGCAATTCGGCTATCCAATCGAGGTGGCGGGAAAGCTGAAAGGCGCCGTCGTGGTCCAGGTCGGCGCGGGCGCCGACATGAGCCTGCAACGCTCGTTCCGCCTGGTTCACTGGAGCTCCGCCTGGCTCGTCGACCATCTGCGCCAGCAGCATCACGAGGAAACCAACGCGCGTCTGGCCCGGATGGGACTGGCGATGGACCTCGCCGCGACAATTCTGCGGGAGCCGGGCGTCATGGTTTCGGCGCTGGCCATCGCCAATGAACTGGCGGTGCAACTCCCATGCGACCGCGTTTCGATCGGGCTGGAGCGCGACGGCGACATCGAATTGACCGCGATCTCGCACACGGCCGTGTTCAATCCCAAAATGGCTTTCGCCAGGTCGATCGGCGCGGCAATGGAGGAAGCGCTCGATCTCGACGCGGCGATCGTCATTCCGCCTCTGGACGACGCGCCGCCGGGCGCCGCGGCTCACGCCGATCTCGTCCGCGACCAGCGCGACATCGCGATCTGCTCCGTCCCGATGCGCGACGAGACGCGTGTCATCGGCGTCGTCACGGCCGAAAGGACGACGGGACAGGCGTTCGACAAGGAGACCGTGGAGCTGATGGAGACGGTCGCGGCTCTGCTCGCGCCGATCATCGTCCTCAAGCAGCGCAATGAGCGCGGCCTTTGGCGTCGGCTGCGCGACGCGGGCGAGGAAGCGCTCGGCCGGCTGCTCGGCAGCGGCCATCTCGGCCTCAAGCTGATCGTCCTGACCGTGGCGGCGCTCACGCTGTTCTTCAGCTTCTATACGACGACCTATCGCGTTTCGGCCCGGGCGGTGCTCGAGGGTCGGATACAGCGGGCGGCGGTCGCGCCTTTCGACGGCCATATCGCGGACAGCTATGTCCGGGCCGGCGACGTCGTGCGCAAAGGCCAGGTCCTGGCCCGGCTTGACAATCGCGATCTCAGACTCGAACGCACCCGGTTGCTCTCGGACCTCGACCAGGTGCAGGGCAAGCTCCGCGAGGCGCAGGCGAAGCAGGACCGCGGGGCGATGGCGATCCTGGCGGCCCAGATCAAGGAGTTGCAGGCGCAGCTCGCCCTGAACCAGGACAGGCTGAACCGCGCCAATCTGATTGCGCCTTTCGATGGCGTCGTCGTTTCGGGCGATCTCAGCCAGCTGCTCGATACCCCGGTCGAGCAGGGCAAGCTGCTCTTCCAGATCTCGCCGCTCGAATCCTATCGCGTCATCCTGCAGGTCGACGAACGGGACATTTCGAACCTGAGCGCCAATCAGAAAGGCGCGCTGATGCTTTCCGGCCTGCCCGGCCAGGTCTTTCCCTTCGTCGTGCAGCAGGTCACCCCGGTGTCGACGACCCAGGAAGGATTGAATTATTTCCGCGTCGAGGCGCATCTCAACGGTCCGATCGACCGGCTGCGGCCCGGCATGGAAGGCGTGGGGAAAGTCGATGTCGGCCGGCGGCGACTCATCTGGATCTGGACCCACAGCCTGTTCGACTGGCTGCGCATGTGGGCCTGGAAGGAGGCGCCTTGA
- a CDS encoding tetratricopeptide repeat protein: protein MSAAETSNLHFAHGERLALLERWDEAAAEYDRAIATGCDGPQAWDRRGVAMKNLGELEEALASFDMALHRDPNRVESHDNRSNLLRALDDNEEALAAAEAALRLDPSCCAALNARGHALRALGRNAEALESYDRAVKICPDNGPSRFNRGACLLLTGDFERGWPDYEFRWRSSDLDRMGSIVNRPLWRGEDLAGKSILLHAEQGLGDAIQFCRYASLVADLGAKVTLAAPAQLRRLMSSLAGVGEFTSRVDVADHYDFHCPLLSLPLAFGARSETIPGRTPYLSVPDSVRAKWRDRLGPRRAFRIGLAWAGNPEHASDRQRSMPLAMARGLLPAGAEVHCLQYMIPPRDVPEMALFPEMRFFGADAADFVDTAAIVLEMDLVITVDTSMLHLAGALGARTWGLLSFAADWRWLLNRSDSPWYPTLRLFRQKAAGRWAPVIDEVRREAAELSERAGA from the coding sequence GTGAGCGCCGCCGAGACGTCCAACCTGCATTTCGCGCATGGCGAACGCCTGGCGCTGCTCGAGCGCTGGGACGAAGCCGCGGCGGAATATGATCGGGCCATCGCCACCGGGTGCGATGGCCCGCAGGCGTGGGATCGGCGCGGCGTCGCAATGAAGAATCTTGGCGAACTGGAGGAGGCGCTGGCAAGTTTCGACATGGCGCTGCACCGCGATCCGAATCGTGTCGAAAGCCATGACAACCGCTCGAACCTGCTGCGCGCCCTTGACGATAATGAGGAAGCGCTGGCGGCCGCCGAGGCCGCGCTTCGGCTCGATCCCTCCTGCTGCGCGGCGCTGAACGCCCGCGGTCACGCCCTGCGCGCCCTGGGCCGAAACGCCGAGGCGCTCGAAAGCTATGATCGCGCGGTCAAGATTTGTCCGGACAATGGTCCTTCGCGTTTCAATCGCGGCGCCTGCCTGTTGCTGACGGGGGATTTCGAACGCGGCTGGCCCGATTACGAATTCCGTTGGCGCAGCTCCGACCTCGATCGCATGGGTTCGATCGTCAATCGCCCGTTATGGCGCGGCGAAGACCTGGCCGGGAAGTCGATCCTGCTCCATGCCGAACAGGGACTTGGCGACGCCATTCAGTTCTGCCGTTACGCCAGCCTGGTCGCCGATCTTGGCGCGAAAGTCACCTTGGCGGCGCCGGCGCAGCTTCGCCGGCTCATGTCATCGCTTGCCGGCGTTGGGGAATTTACCTCGCGCGTCGATGTCGCCGACCATTATGACTTCCATTGCCCCCTTCTCAGCCTGCCGCTCGCGTTCGGCGCGCGGTCCGAAACCATCCCCGGCCGCACGCCTTATCTTTCCGTTCCCGATTCGGTTCGGGCCAAATGGCGCGACCGCCTTGGGCCGCGGCGCGCGTTCCGGATCGGTCTGGCCTGGGCCGGCAATCCCGAGCACGCCTCCGACCGCCAGCGCTCGATGCCTCTCGCCATGGCGCGGGGCCTTCTGCCGGCCGGGGCCGAAGTCCATTGCCTTCAATATATGATCCCGCCGCGGGACGTGCCGGAGATGGCGCTGTTCCCCGAAATGCGATTCTTCGGCGCCGACGCCGCCGATTTCGTCGATACCGCCGCGATCGTCCTCGAAATGGACCTCGTCATCACCGTCGACACCTCCATGCTTCATCTCGCCGGCGCGCTCGGCGCGCGGACCTGGGGCCTGCTGTCCTTCGCCGCCGACTGGCGCTGGCTGCTGAACCGTTCCGACAGCCCCTGGTATCCGACCCTGCGGCTGTTTCGCCAGAAGGCCGCGGGTCGATGGGCTCCGGTCATCGACGAGGTCCGGCGGGAGGCGGCGGAACTGTCCGAGCGCGCCGGCGCGTGA
- a CDS encoding peptidase M50, producing MNAPILSNLWYRVADLKPRLRAHAVMHRHHYRGEVWRLLQDPASGRVHRFSPAAQLIIGLMDGERTVATLWDIAKRRLGDDAPTQDEMIQLLGQLHTADLLQSDVAPDVAEIFDRSERDWRARQRQAFGNPMAIRIGLWDPDRFLNRMAGPIQFIWSGWGALIWLSVVLPALALVPAHWPELSHNFADRILAVDNLVVLYMVFPLIKAAHEMGHATAIKAGGGEVHEIGVILLVLLPVPFVEASAASAFRSKYRRAVVGAAGMAVEVFIAALAFYLWLLVEPGLTRAALFNVMVIAGVSTLVFNGNPLLRYDAYYILSDLIEIPNLSMRAARYWIYLAERYVLGAWELEPPHATLGEKAWFLFYGAASTIYRMIITIVIALFIASRFFFIGVVLALWAVAAMAVVPVVRGVLYLTSNPRLQRRRDRIIAMLVGAIAAISAFVFFVPLPSHTEVEGVVWLPDQSFVRAEANGVLVDYLARPGSRVEAGEKLIRLEDRATTAQYEFVADRVQELDAAAQVETAGDRARAELALKRLDSEKQDLAIISGKLANLETAAKTSGQFVVPQPEDLIGRYFHKGELIGHVIGDVDPIVRAVVPQDAVDRVRATTDHILVRVVDEPGTTWKGKIVRAVPGGDDLLPSRALAFEGGGEIATDPRDTKAAKALRRVFQFDIALIGAREMRHFGQRAYVRFEHQDETLSQQIYRAVRLLFLTRFNA from the coding sequence TTGAACGCTCCGATCCTGAGCAATCTCTGGTACAGGGTCGCGGATCTGAAGCCCCGGCTGCGCGCGCACGCGGTCATGCATCGGCATCATTATCGCGGCGAGGTCTGGCGCCTGCTCCAGGACCCGGCCTCCGGCCGCGTGCATCGATTCAGCCCGGCGGCGCAGCTGATCATCGGCTTGATGGATGGCGAGCGGACGGTCGCGACTCTCTGGGATATCGCCAAGCGCCGCCTCGGCGACGACGCGCCGACCCAGGACGAGATGATCCAGCTTCTGGGCCAGCTCCATACCGCGGACCTCCTGCAGAGCGACGTCGCTCCCGACGTCGCTGAAATTTTCGATCGCAGCGAAAGGGATTGGCGCGCGCGCCAGCGTCAGGCTTTCGGCAATCCCATGGCGATCCGGATCGGTCTGTGGGACCCGGACCGGTTCCTGAACCGCATGGCCGGTCCGATCCAGTTCATCTGGAGCGGCTGGGGCGCGCTCATCTGGCTCTCCGTGGTCCTGCCGGCGCTGGCTCTGGTTCCGGCGCATTGGCCGGAGCTCAGCCACAATTTCGCGGATCGCATCCTGGCGGTCGACAATCTCGTCGTCCTCTACATGGTCTTTCCCCTCATCAAGGCGGCCCACGAAATGGGGCATGCGACCGCGATCAAGGCCGGCGGCGGGGAGGTGCACGAGATCGGCGTCATTCTGCTCGTGCTCTTGCCGGTGCCTTTCGTAGAGGCCTCGGCGGCGAGCGCGTTCCGGTCGAAATATCGGCGGGCCGTGGTCGGAGCGGCGGGAATGGCGGTGGAGGTCTTCATCGCCGCTCTGGCTTTTTATCTCTGGCTTCTCGTCGAACCGGGACTGACCCGCGCGGCTCTGTTCAACGTCATGGTGATCGCCGGGGTCTCGACCCTCGTCTTCAACGGCAATCCGCTGCTGCGCTACGACGCCTATTACATCCTGAGCGATCTGATCGAGATTCCCAATCTCTCGATGCGCGCGGCCCGCTACTGGATCTATCTCGCGGAACGCTATGTCCTCGGCGCCTGGGAGCTCGAGCCGCCGCACGCCACGCTCGGGGAAAAAGCATGGTTCCTGTTCTATGGCGCCGCTTCGACGATCTACCGGATGATCATCACCATCGTGATCGCTTTGTTCATCGCGTCGCGGTTCTTCTTCATCGGCGTGGTGCTTGCGCTCTGGGCGGTGGCGGCGATGGCGGTCGTCCCGGTCGTCAGGGGCGTCCTGTATCTCACGTCGAACCCGCGCCTGCAGAGGCGCCGCGACCGGATTATCGCCATGCTGGTCGGCGCGATTGCGGCTATATCCGCGTTCGTGTTTTTCGTGCCGCTGCCGTCACATACCGAAGTCGAGGGCGTCGTCTGGCTGCCCGACCAGTCCTTCGTCCGCGCGGAGGCCAATGGCGTGCTCGTGGATTATCTCGCCAGACCCGGCAGCCGCGTCGAGGCCGGCGAAAAATTGATCCGCCTCGAAGATCGCGCCACGACCGCGCAGTATGAATTCGTCGCCGACCGGGTTCAGGAGCTCGACGCCGCCGCCCAGGTCGAAACGGCCGGCGATCGGGCCCGCGCCGAACTGGCGCTGAAGCGGCTCGATTCCGAGAAACAGGACCTCGCCATCATCTCGGGCAAGCTGGCCAATCTGGAGACCGCGGCCAAGACCTCGGGCCAGTTCGTCGTGCCGCAGCCGGAAGACCTGATCGGCCGCTATTTTCACAAGGGCGAACTGATCGGCCATGTGATCGGCGACGTCGATCCGATCGTCCGCGCCGTGGTGCCGCAGGACGCGGTCGACCGGGTGCGCGCGACGACCGACCACATCCTGGTGCGGGTCGTGGACGAGCCGGGGACCACCTGGAAGGGCAAGATCGTCCGGGCCGTTCCCGGCGGCGACGATTTGCTGCCGAGCCGGGCGCTCGCTTTCGAGGGCGGCGGCGAAATCGCGACCGATCCGAGAGACACCAAGGCCGCGAAAGCCCTGCGCCGCGTTTTCCAGTTCGACATAGCGCTGATCGGGGCGCGTGAAATGAGACATTTCGGCCAGCGCGCCTATGTGCGGTTCGAACATCAGGACGAAACCCTCTCGCAACAGATCTATCGGGCGGTTCGTCTGCTTTTCCTGACGCGTTTCAATGCCTAG
- a CDS encoding DEAD/DEAH box helicase, whose protein sequence is MPSATVLSRSVKLAPGRPYPERAEPTLGWHDHVAEFLWFNVAKPLWRTAFRPTRSLGRVVVESERHEAALQRASDEELKAKAGALRQGLRRDGFELSLAGETFALVREAASRTLGLRHFPTQMMAGWAMLQGRLVEMETGEGKSLAATLPACAAALAGAPVHIVTVNDYLAKRDAEAMKPLYDFLGLSVGAAVQGMTRSEKRAVYKKSVVYCTNKELAFDYLRDGAARSGRRSRLHLCLDRLGGLASDDDAPVLRGLHFAIVDEADSVFIDEARTPLILSASAGDAEETETFRQALDLAAGLEPGSDFEIEHAERYCLLTEAGRDKLALATRDFEGIWQSEREREERVIQALSAICLFERDKHYVVADGKVQIVDENTGRILPDRSWERGLHQMIEVKEDCEPTQRRETIARLTYQRLFRRYLLLAGITGTAKEVAREIRTVYGLDVARIPLHRPSQRRYTTPRLCPTKEEKWRIVERVVKVARERGLPVLIGTRSVHASEEISSLLRARGVDHALLNAKQDNAEAEIVAAAGEPGRVTVATNMAGRGTDIKLADGVREVGGLNVILTEYHESQRIDRQLFGRCARQGDPGSCHTIVSLEDDFFLANSPWLAAQAARILKMDRRFQPLALRILRLHAQYVAESRNSRQRVASMRSDERWEQILAFSGRRE, encoded by the coding sequence ATGCCTAGCGCGACGGTCCTGTCCCGTTCGGTCAAGCTCGCGCCCGGGCGCCCCTATCCCGAACGCGCGGAGCCGACGCTCGGCTGGCACGACCATGTCGCCGAATTTCTGTGGTTCAACGTCGCCAAGCCGCTGTGGCGGACGGCGTTCCGCCCGACCCGTTCGCTGGGCCGCGTCGTTGTGGAAAGCGAACGCCACGAAGCGGCTTTGCAGCGGGCGAGCGACGAGGAATTGAAGGCGAAAGCCGGCGCTTTGCGCCAGGGCCTGCGCCGCGACGGCTTCGAGCTTTCCCTGGCGGGCGAGACTTTTGCGCTGGTGCGCGAGGCGGCGTCGCGGACGCTCGGCCTCCGCCATTTTCCCACGCAGATGATGGCGGGATGGGCCATGCTGCAGGGGCGGCTGGTGGAAATGGAGACGGGCGAGGGCAAGTCGCTCGCGGCGACGCTCCCGGCCTGCGCCGCGGCGCTGGCCGGCGCGCCGGTCCATATTGTGACCGTGAACGATTATCTCGCCAAACGCGACGCCGAGGCGATGAAGCCGCTTTACGACTTCCTCGGCCTGAGCGTCGGCGCCGCGGTCCAGGGCATGACGCGCAGCGAGAAGCGCGCGGTTTACAAGAAGTCGGTGGTCTATTGCACCAACAAGGAGCTGGCCTTCGATTATCTGCGCGACGGGGCTGCGCGCTCGGGGCGGCGGAGCCGGCTGCACCTCTGTCTGGACAGGCTCGGCGGCCTGGCCTCGGACGACGACGCGCCGGTTCTGCGCGGGCTCCATTTCGCCATCGTCGACGAGGCGGACAGCGTTTTTATCGACGAGGCGAGGACCCCGCTCATCCTGTCGGCCTCGGCGGGAGACGCCGAAGAAACTGAGACCTTTCGCCAGGCGCTGGACCTCGCGGCCGGACTCGAGCCGGGATCGGACTTCGAGATCGAGCACGCCGAGCGTTATTGCCTCCTGACCGAAGCGGGACGCGACAAGCTGGCCTTGGCGACGCGCGATTTCGAAGGGATCTGGCAATCCGAGCGCGAGCGCGAGGAGCGCGTGATTCAGGCCTTGTCGGCGATCTGCCTGTTCGAACGCGACAAGCATTATGTCGTCGCCGACGGCAAGGTCCAGATCGTCGACGAGAACACCGGCCGCATCCTGCCCGACCGGTCCTGGGAGCGCGGGCTGCACCAGATGATCGAGGTCAAGGAGGATTGCGAGCCGACGCAAAGGCGCGAAACCATCGCGCGACTCACCTATCAGCGCTTGTTTCGCAGATATCTTCTGCTCGCCGGCATCACGGGGACGGCGAAGGAGGTCGCGCGCGAGATCCGCACCGTCTATGGCCTTGACGTCGCGCGCATTCCACTTCACCGCCCGTCGCAACGCCGTTACACCACGCCGCGCCTTTGCCCGACGAAGGAAGAGAAATGGCGCATCGTCGAGCGCGTCGTCAAAGTCGCGCGCGAACGCGGCTTGCCCGTGCTGATAGGCACCCGCTCGGTCCATGCGTCGGAGGAGATCAGTTCCCTGTTGCGCGCGCGCGGCGTCGACCACGCCTTGCTGAATGCCAAACAGGACAACGCCGAGGCGGAGATCGTCGCAGCCGCGGGAGAGCCGGGGCGGGTGACGGTGGCGACGAACATGGCCGGCCGAGGCACGGACATCAAATTGGCCGATGGCGTGCGGGAAGTTGGCGGGCTCAACGTGATCCTGACCGAATATCACGAATCGCAGCGCATCGACCGGCAGCTGTTCGGCCGCTGCGCAAGGCAGGGCGACCCCGGCTCCTGTCACACGATCGTGTCGCTCGAAGATGATTTCTTCCTCGCCAATTCACCCTGGCTCGCCGCCCAGGCGGCGCGGATCCTGAAGATGGACAGGCGATTCCAGCCGCTGGCGCTTCGCATTTTACGGCTCCACGCCCAATATGTCGCCGAGTCGCGAAATTCGCGGCAGCGGGTCGCCAGCATGCGAAGCGATGAGCGCTGGGAGCAAATCCTTGCCTTTTCGGGTCGCAGGGAGTGA
- a CDS encoding sulfotransferase family protein, whose product MLKKERLVFFHVEKCGGTTIYSTLSPLFDRSITSHDGSDANVDGAAASFVSTHTAYYRVRHNPERDFLIASFRDPSTRLRSLYRYWAAMKSGALMTRFADPAALARVQLARNLSVREFASSEDPLLLPHVDNAMVRHFCHVEDRVTEDHFQEACKNIEMIDELLFVETLNRDLLRVFERLGRAPIFDVAVRNVTDKLHLNDPNAWAAPPSDEAAEVSDAEFEYIRPAIIFDARLYAFAANLNRQRAKVSTTAESRYVQIRGMNVAEIVADICYVFAENKRNRIFLWGEWSSKSDTQAWTLGGLSFLRFKILRSDLAKISTPVVLLNLVAFLPDARRWNMVDIGLGDKPAQFRLVFLNPGHVLDVRDISADGAAPERTILVTRGRCRVSLQLLSDGELAEDHECDAFDRDIFAYFRIRFANLPCKPASLFGVADSRTLGMALGQLELKSQESLLVDADPRGDAG is encoded by the coding sequence ATGTTAAAGAAAGAACGGCTCGTTTTTTTTCACGTTGAAAAATGCGGTGGTACAACGATATATTCGACGCTTTCACCATTATTTGATAGGTCGATTACGTCGCATGATGGTTCAGACGCTAACGTTGATGGCGCGGCGGCCTCATTTGTCTCTACCCATACCGCTTATTACCGTGTGAGACACAATCCCGAGCGGGACTTCCTAATCGCGAGTTTCCGTGATCCTTCAACGAGACTGCGTTCGCTCTATCGTTATTGGGCGGCAATGAAATCGGGGGCGCTTATGACCCGTTTCGCCGACCCCGCGGCCTTAGCGCGTGTGCAATTGGCACGTAATTTGTCGGTCCGTGAATTTGCCTCGTCCGAAGATCCCTTACTTCTTCCGCATGTCGACAACGCTATGGTTCGTCACTTCTGTCACGTCGAGGACCGTGTGACTGAAGACCATTTCCAAGAAGCCTGCAAAAATATTGAAATGATAGATGAGTTGCTGTTTGTTGAAACTCTTAACCGTGATCTTTTAAGGGTTTTCGAACGTTTGGGACGCGCGCCGATATTTGACGTAGCTGTACGCAATGTTACCGATAAGTTGCACTTAAATGACCCGAACGCTTGGGCCGCGCCGCCTTCGGACGAGGCGGCAGAAGTTAGTGATGCTGAATTCGAATATATCCGACCAGCGATCATATTCGACGCGAGGCTCTATGCGTTCGCTGCGAACCTAAATCGCCAACGCGCGAAGGTTTCGACGACGGCAGAAAGCCGCTACGTGCAAATCCGAGGAATGAATGTTGCGGAGATTGTGGCTGATATCTGTTACGTTTTCGCGGAGAATAAACGGAATCGAATCTTCCTTTGGGGGGAGTGGTCTTCTAAGAGCGATACGCAAGCATGGACGTTGGGCGGGCTTTCCTTTCTGCGCTTCAAGATATTGCGGTCGGACCTAGCAAAAATTTCCACGCCGGTCGTTTTGCTGAATCTTGTCGCGTTTCTGCCTGACGCGCGTCGTTGGAACATGGTCGACATCGGGTTAGGTGACAAACCTGCGCAGTTTCGTCTTGTCTTTCTGAATCCTGGCCATGTTCTCGATGTTCGCGATATCAGCGCGGATGGGGCTGCCCCGGAGCGGACAATCCTTGTGACAAGGGGGCGGTGCCGCGTTTCTTTGCAGCTGTTGAGTGATGGCGAACTCGCGGAAGATCATGAGTGTGACGCGTTTGATCGGGACATATTCGCCTATTTCAGGATTCGGTTTGCGAACCTGCCTTGCAAGCCAGCCTCATTGTTCGGCGTTGCGGATTCACGTACGCTAGGCATGGCTTTGGGTCAGCTTGAACTGAAAAGCCAGGAGTCACTACTCGTTGATGCGGATCCGCGAGGCGACGCCGGCTAA